The sequence below is a genomic window from Ipomoea triloba cultivar NCNSP0323 chromosome 2, ASM357664v1.
ACTTTACGTGTTTAAATCGGGAGCCTGCCACTTATTTGCACACGATTAGAATAGCTTTCGTTTGATTGAGTGTTTGGCCGTGTATGTTTTCTCTGCGATTAGAATTAGACATTATGAATCTCTTCCATGTGCTTGATTATAGGATTTTTGCTCGTTGTTTAAATTTAATGCAACTTCGAGATGCTTGGCTTTTGGCTTTCAAATTTAATTCTCCCAAACTTGTCAATGAGTTCATTCTTATGCAGTGAAGTTATGGTTATCtgttgttatatatatgtgtgtagtGGTCACCATACAGTGGAGTTTTTGCATTTGGAAATGTAGAACATGATGCCACTAAACTCTCTCAAAAAAGTAGTTTGAAGCAGCTAGGCTCTTTACTTTTTCCATTTGATAAGTGCAACTGtgcctttttatttatttctttattaatttttaaagtattttttattttatgcaacttaTTGTTCACATCACTTCCACTCTAGCTTGACTCGATGGTTGAAATACTATGTCTACTATATTCTTCCTTTAAGTTTGTTGAAGGTGACTATGTTCAGTTGCTATAGTTCTTTGAACTCACAATATTGCCTGCCTTTTGGCTTTCTTTTCTTACAGGTATCTGGTCCAGTCGTCGTTGCTGATGGTATGGCAGGGGCTGCTATGTATGAGCTTGTTCGTGTTGGACATGACAATCTTATTGGGGAAATCATCCGGTTGGAAGGAGATTCTGCTACAATTCAGGGTATATTTTTCTTAATCACATTCTTTCATGCCATCGATGTATCTTCTCTCTTCATACTACTACTAACTTTTACTTCCATTGGCTCTTTGCCCCTTCCCTTTACCTGTGCTACCTTTTGAAAGTGGGGATGTGGGTGGTGGTATCAGAATTAAGCTCACATGGATAAATTTGTCACTGCTactaaaaatggtcattcctttctgaaaaaaaataaacgacTGTTATAGTTGCTTACTAGTGGTcctataataaaatattaaattattaatgaagAATCAAGAATTACAGAGGGCATTcctttctgaaaaaaaaaaaaataaacgactGTTATAGTTGCTTACTAGTGGTCctgtaataaaatattaaattattaatgaagAATCAAGAACTAGAGAGGGCTTTGGTAACATGTGATGGAGGATATAACATTGAAAAGATTGTTGAAAATATCTTTTTTCATGCAGTCTATGAAGAAACAGCTGGCCTTATGGTCAATGACCCTGTTCTACGTACACGCAAGGTGAGAGCATACTTCTGTTCTCTTGATTAATCTTTAGCCTTCTGTCTGGACTACATGATCTGGACAATTAATTttccatatttttatttttgaaataacaGCCATTGTCAGTGGAGCTGGGTCCTGGAATATTGGGGAACATCTTTGATGGTATTCAGGTTCGTTACATTCTGcttatatttttctctttaagCTTGCTTAAGAATAGTAGCTACAGATTTGTTTCATTTATGGTCTCTTCATGAAGCCACTATGTGATGATTGCCCATTTTTCATATGAATATTCAATACAGAGGCCATTGAAAACAATTGCGATAAAGTCTGGTGATGTCTATATCCCCCGTGGTGTTTCTGTTCCTGCCCTTGATAAAGACATCCCTTGGGAATTTCAACCTAAGAAATTAGGTATATATGGAGCATTGCATTTTACCCAATTATGGATGTAAAAAGGATTTATTTGGATTGGGTATTCATAATTGCAGGTGAAGGAGACCTATTAACAGGCGGAGACCTATATGCAGTAAGTATGATGCAAGCCAAGTTTACTTAAAGATATTTGAAAAATGCTTGTGCAAAATCCTGCTTGACTTCCTATCATccactttcacatttttaaataacggttttattttgttttcctttgcAGACTGTCATCGAGAACAGTTTAATGCAACATCATGTTGCACTTCCTCCAGATGCAATGGGAAAGATTACTTATATTGCACCAGCTGGCCAATACTCACTGAAGGTTTGCGTTTGCCTTTCAAACTCAAACTGTTTTGGCATGTCATATTTCTTGTAACTTGTCAGTTTAGAATCTTTACAACGTTATTTGTCATGTTTTGTGCTTTCTGGCTCATTAAAAAGAATGAAGTGACATGTATACCCCACCCAAAAGTAACTATGAAAAAAATGTTGTTTCTCATTGTTATGCATCCATTAACCATAATATGATGTGGTTTCTTACCCTGTTCACATTGCCTATGCAGGACACTGTTCTCGAACTTGAGTTTCAAGGTGTCAAAAAGCAGTATACTATGCTTCAGGTTATTAAATGTCTTGATTCTGAATTTACTTAGTATGCTGGTTGTATGCTGTGCTATTACCTCAAATCAAGAGCAGTTGTACATTAACTTTCCTCTTGTAGACTTGGCCTGTACGTACACCCAGGCCCGTTGCAGTGAAGCTAGCTGCTGACACCCCTCTTCTTACCGGGCAGGTAATGACTATCTatattattatctttaatttaattccacTCTACAAATTATTGATTCCAGGATTTTCTGTTCACTtggctttatttatttattatcagcGTGTTCTTGATGCCCTATTCCCTTCGGTGCTTGGGGGTACTTGTGCAATACCTGGTGCTTTTGGGTGTGGAAAAACAGTGATTAGCCAGGCTCTTTCCAAGGTTAGTcctatgtatttatattttttgatgcCCCCCCACCCTCCCCAAGCCCCTCCTAGAAAAACACAGAAAAGAAAGGAGGAAACCCAAtaaaaggagaaagaaaagaaaattgtatAAAAATTCATGTTCCTTCTTGAGCTGCTCTCTGATTTCATTCATTTCCATTGATACATGAATGCAGTATTCTAACTCAGACACTGTCGTTTATGTTGGTTGTGGAGAAAGAGGAAATGAAATGGCAGAGGTATGCAACTTGTCTTCTGGTCTTAGATTTTACTTTCATCATTCACTTGGAGTTCTTTGAGCTGAGTCCTTGAGTGCAGGTCCTGATGGATTTCCCTCAATTAACAATGACACTGCCAGATGGTCGTGAGGAATCTGTGATGAAACGTACTACACTTGTTGCCAATACTTCTAACATGCCTGTGGCTGCTCGTGAAGCTTCAATTTATACAGGTGCATTTAGTTACTCATTAGTCATCTTAAATTCATGTTTTATGTACATGGTCTTGGTTTAGTTCATCAAATTATTTGTCAGTTGCAATTATTTGCTACAAGCTTGATTGTATTGATTCATTCCCAAACTATATACCAAAACACGTTTTCCTCTCACCAATGGATGGAAGTTAGTATATAGAGTCTTCTTTTTGTCCACTTTAAAATATAAGACCTTTAACACTTGAAGATGGTTGCTTATTATATAATTCTTCCAGTGAATTTTATTTAGATGTTacattttcttaatatttatgCAAATATGTGGTAATCCTTTTAGGTTCTTAATGCCAGTTGCTGCATGAATGCTTTTTCAGGAATTACTATAGCTGAATATTTCAGAGACATGGGCTACAACGTTAGTATGATGGCTGATTCTACTTCTCGTTGGGCAGAAGCATTGCGTGAAATTTCTGGTCGACTGGTGAGTTATTCCCAAATttgctatatatttatattgtttgaAGACAGGGACTTTACACCATATTACCAACTTGGGCATTTGCTTGAAAATAGTCAATAACTCTGAGCAGTCCCAAATGAGGAGCTATTtaaaattctccattttcatTATAGTAGCTCAGTTCAGCAGTTCTTGGTTATGCATGCTAACCTATATGGTAGAGTTTCTAGCCTAAGCTAAAATTTATATGAATTAGAGTTGCCTTAGTTTTTGGGACCATCCACATAGTTAgtaagaaaaaagaattattgagaACTAGTGATTGCTAACCGATTGTTGTAGACTTCAACCTATCTTGAATACATGCATTGTTTTTCTTCTACAGGCCGAAATGCCTGCAGATAGTGGTTACCCTGCATATCTGGCAGCACGTTTGGCATCTTTCTATGAGCGTGCGGGTAAAGTTAAATGTCTTGGTGGACCAGAAAGAACTGGGAGTGTCACCATTGTTGGTGCCGTTTCTCCTCCAGGAGGAGATTTCTCAGATCCTGTTACATCTGCTACCCTTGGTATTGTTCAGGTAAACACAAATACAGAGTCTTCTAATTTTTGGAATATGGCTCCTTGTACTTACTTGATTTGTTTCAGGTTTTCTGGGGTTTGGACAAGAAATTGGCACAAAGGAAGCATTTTCCTTCTGTAAATTGGTTGATTTCCTACTCAAAGTACTCGGGGGTGCGTCTTGCTGTCTTTATCTTTGTTCTTAATGTGTTGAGTCTGCAAAACTAAGTTAGTCTTTTTGCTTGGATCACTTTGCGTATCGAGAAACAGTGCTTTAAAACCATTGTATCCCCAGGCATTGGAGTCCTTTTATGAGAAGTTTGATCCTGATTTCATTGACATAAGAACAAAGGCTCGTGAAGTGCTGCAGAGGGAAGATGACCTAAATGAAATTGTGCAAGTAGGTGATCTTGCTTGTGTTCGTTCATTTTTCTCCTTTATGTAATCCAGGACTGTCAAGTTAGGCTTGTAGTCTGCCTGATGGCCCTGACATTGGTTGATGTCGCACCAATTATTTAAGCATATGATGAAAACTGTGCCTTGGTTTGTTTTATTGTGTGGGTTCATCATAAGTGGTAAAGAACTGAGTCCAAAGTTTACATTCTATTTTTCTTATTGCAGCTTGTTGGAAAGGATGCTCTAGCTGAAACAGATAAAATTACCCTTGAAACTGCCAAACTTTTGAGGGAGGACTACCTTGCACAAAATGCTTTTACACCGTGAGTCCTTATGACAGCATATGTGAGGGTTTTACTTCTTATCAGTCTCAGGATTGCTATACTGACCACTGTGTTATTATTGACAGATACGACAAGTTCTGCCCATTCTACAAATCTGTTTGGATGTTACGTAACATTATCCATTTCTACAACTTGGCCAATCAGGTTAATTGAAGTTACTACCTTGTTCAATCACGTTGTCTTGAGTCTGGTTCTTATTGTTGGGCAAAGCCTTTGTAGGTATAGATGTGGTCATTTCTAGCATTGTTTTCACCTTGATTGAGGATTTCTGGTTCCACATAGTACATAATATTCTcaggaaaattttggaggatgATATAAATCAAATATACATTGCAAGAAAATTATAAGAATTCCAATCAGTTTTTGTTTATACTAACATTTTATGTGGCCTTTTATGCAGGCCGTTGAGCGTGGAGCTGGTATGGATGGCCAGAAGATTACTTATAGTTTGATTAAGCATCGCCTGGGAGATCTGTTCTACCGTTTAGTGTAAGTAATATTTCAGCCAAGGGCACAGCCTTAATGCAGTATGTTTGTAGCATTTGTTGCTGATCCAATCAACTCCCCTATTTCTCATTCCCTTTACTTTTTACCGAGCAGGTCCCAGAAATTCGAGGATCCTGCCGAAGGAGAAGATGTTTTGATTGGCAAGTTCAAAAAGCTTCATGATGACTTGATTGCTGGCTTCCGCAACCTTGAGGATGAAACTCGATGACCGTTTTAGCATGCATAGATTATCCACTCAGCGCATTGAGCAGAAATGTGggttttgtttgtattttatttatatataagatCAATCCAGTTTGGCATTTTATTGCACGTTTAGCCCAGCAGCCCGAGTGGGAAATCGATAAGGAACGCCGAAGCACTGCGATTTTTTGTTCTATAATTTGCGTAATATTTGGTGTGCAGTTTGGGGAGTCTTCTTAGTTGAGTTGGCATAAATAAGTGGGGTCATAATATTTATTCTTCTATGCCCTTCGCCCATTGACTACGATCAAGAATAAAGCTGGTAATTGACACTTATGTGGCCAATAAGTCTGTCgtgacattttaatatcttcattttttaattattattattattattactattattattattattattattattattatttgcattgAGAGTTGGGACAACGTTGCTTTCCTGTAATCTGATATGCTAAATTGTTAAATTTGCACTTTGTCAGCACGGAATAACTTTGAAAGATCCCAAGTAATACATTGATATTGTCCCTGATAGATGAACTTTATGTGATTGGATTAGTCCGCCACTTCGCCAGAACATAAAGGAAAGTTCACACATTTTGTTccaattttttaaagacaagTCATTGATTTAATCGTGGTTATAACTAATAAGTCAAATAATGATTTAGTTCTTATATTTTTGACGTGAAGCAAGATAGGTAataaaatgcaaattaaagaaaaagggtgaaatttattttcaccaaaaaaaatgaccattaaatttttttaattaagtgtATTCATTAtggtgaattttttaattaggtgcataaattaaaataatagatgcatgtaatttgtatcacatttgttTATGACGTTCAGTTGTTCGACCAATTTCCTTCTTTCAGAAGGACCACTCCTGACAATAGTTGGTAGAAAATTGAACGATATGACtaaatgtaatacaaattacataattatgtatctaattaaaaaattttaatagtcaaaaaTCAAATATGATTCATGTTATCATGTATAATAATCATtggaacaaaaatgaaatttgtgCATCTAAAAATGTCCGATCTTTTTTGTATGTGTAAAAACTCTcgtgttatttatttttgtttaaccaAATCACTTATTACTTTAACAAATCGGTTAATTGTAACACTTTTGAGTAAAAAAACACCAACTAACATTTATTACTTGCTCCCTGTAAAAAGATTGACTACtgtgttttatattaatatattatatggtaTAACGCTGGTAGCATTATCCAATAAATCATGGCATAATCCGCAATTTGCGGCAATGACGTTGTCTAAACAATCCCATGTAATGTGTTGGGTCAAGGATGGGTCAACTCGATTGctgtagtgtttttttttttttttttttgaaatagatTGCTGTAGTGTTGTTTATAGTATAGTTCGTCGTAataataaagatttttttttttggaaactcgtaataataaagataaagaaaggAATTGCATTATTTAATTGATCTTTTCCTAGTAGGTTCGAGGACCAGGTTTGTCCGGCGACGATCTCCCGCTCGCCGTCCAAAGTCGTCGGCTTTATTCTTCATCTATTCTCCTCTTTGCATTGACTGTTATTCTCTTTCTTACATCTCGCATTCTCTTCGCCTCTAAGCCCTAAATCGAAATTCATTTAGTCCATTGAGCTCGATTCATATGCATATGCTTACACCGACGTTCATATTTGGATCATCTTCCACGTAATGTCTTCTTTATTCTTCAAATATCACCAGGATCGTCACGCAATAATCCTCGACATTCATCAGGTCTTGATCTGGAAATGCTTTATAGAAAGACATTGTGATTCATTTATTTCTGGTTTGAATTTTATGATTAATTTGATGTCTGTGATTTCTCAGCACAGTCGGAATGTGGCTAGCTAGGAATTAGAGGGTAAATGACTGTTGTCTGAAATTATTAGTCGTGTCTTGTTTATAAAAAGGTGTCATTGTTGGTCCTGAGCATTTTATTTAATGGAACTCTAATTTTACCAGTCAACTGCTGCTGGATTGAGCTCACCTAATGGTAGTTTAGGTGACTTTGTGGGTTTTTTACCTGATATTTGAACATCTGGTATTTCTATATGTTTCTGTTAGCAATATTATATTGCAGGGATTTTTCGAGTATTCTAAAATTTCCAGAATAATATGTTCGATTCTTTGAATTTAGACGTAGTTGAATTTGGGAAAGTAGACTAAGTTGCTATCTTCCAGAAAATGGAGATCTACTATGACATCGTTAATGGAATTTACTTGCTGACAATAGTGTAATCCTTAATATGACTGTGTGGTGCATGGGGATGCACTGTCTAGTAATATGTATGTGACTATCACTTCATTATATGGTTTACTATGTTGGCTGTGGTCTGAGGTAGTGGACATTTTACATTGTATTTAGACTAATTTTATCATTCGAGTGGCATTTCTTCTGATTTCAAACTGTTTTGCAGGTTTTGTTGTACCTATTGAGATATGGTATTCAGGCACTATAACTTGTGTTCTgaattttgtggtacaatttggtatcaaagcttTCCATAATGCAAAGACTGTCGATTGATAGTATAGAGGATAATTCAGAAACCAAACCCATCTTACTTCATTCTAAAGTAATAGAGGGATCTGAAGAATTATCTTCACTTTCAATAGAAATTACTGAAAGCGGGGATTGTTCCACAAGTGCTGGAGATTGTTCAAGTATTGAAGTTGATGGAAGCCAATTGCTATTACACTCTGAGCAACCACTATGCCGCATATGCCTTGATACTGAAGGTATCTATCTACTTTGACCTAGCTATTTCATCATTGAGTTTGATAAATGTCTGTGATGGAAGATGTTCTTAGTGCAGTATTCTTGGTTGAAAGCACCAAGCTAATTTAGACTAAATTCTTAACTATCTGGTCGCATTTTTCAGGTGAAGACTTGATTGCTCCTTGCCGTTGTAAGGGAACCCAGAAATATGTCCACAGGTCTTGTCTTGATAATTGGAGATCAACTAAGgtctattattttatatttactccTTAATAATTAGTGTCCTTATAATAGTTTCTTATAAGTTTATGCTTGTTCCTTTTCTTCACTACATATTGGTTATCAATAGATTGTGatataagaaatataatcatttcctatttgtaaaaaaattgttttcttgtaCGTATTGTTTTCACTGATGGTCAAATGGATTATGGATGGGAGAACTCACTCAAATAATCTAAGTGTAATTCTtgtcacattattattattgaagatggATATTGGCAGTTTGATCTTTTGCCTGAAAATGGTGCTGATTGTCAGAGTACTGATTTCAGTAGTGTTTAGGGACAATCCCAACTGTAATTTACTATATATGTTCTTTCATTTTGCAGGAGGGCTTTGCTTTTGCTAACTGTACAGAATGCAGGGCAAAGTTTATACTACGGGCAAATGTACCACCTGACCGTTGGTGGTTGAGATTAAAATTTCAGTTTCTTGTAGCGAGAGACCATGCATTCCTTTATGTCATTGTTCAGCTGGTATGGAGAACTTTCTCTATCTATTGTTGTTTACTTTATATAGGTAAACTCTTTCAATATATGTCTATCGGTAATAGAGGAGCACTTCCTACAGATTGTAGCAACTTTAGCAGTTATTGTGtacaaattttatggagatgCTTTGAGGGAAATGTTTGGCTATGAAGAACATCCATATGCTTTTTATACTACGGCAGGTATTACTCTACCCTGATATTAAATCCTCTTAGATACTTCTTATGGCTTTATTGTGCATTTAACTGAAAATGGATCCAGAAGAGTGAGAACATCTACCTTCTGATACACTGGTGTGCTAGGTGCCTTGGATTATTGATGTGTTATCACCATGAACCTATATTTATCTTGATTATATATTAATAGTCttttttttggtattatttTTGTGGTTGAAATTTGCAGTCTTCGCAATATTGTTTGTGGGCTTACTTTATGGTTTCTTCATAGCAATAATTTGTGGGCAGAGGATTACTGAACGTCACTACCATGTTCTTGCCAAACAAGAACTCACAAAGGTTTATACATGCAGCTGtggcatttttattttatttttaggccACTGTTATTGCCCATCCTCTGTTATTTGCTTAGAGGTTTAATAATAAAGTCAATTCGTTTGTTCTCATTGTCATCTGTTTGACAGGAGTATGTGGTAGAAGATCGAGAAGCACTAAATAAGGATGTCTGTGAACTTGATCCTAGCCATGTTTCAGAGCTTAAGATGTTGGGCCTATATTGAGGATTTGAGGTAAACAAGTTTTCATTTTTGTATTTGACCATTTCCATGAAAGATTATCCTAATATGGAGAAacagaaaatgtaaaatgaaaagcATTAATGGGTCAATTACAGAGTCATCTGCAAATTCATATTTTGTTGCAGGGGGTTCAACTTCTCAAGGCTATGTGAATGTACATCATACCTAAATAGAGAATGGCAAACTGTAAGCTAGCCATTCAGACTGAGGTTTGTCTACCTAGGCTCTCAGAGTCCAAGCAATACAAGCTTTGATAGAGTAAACCAATTGTAGTCTGTATATTCCTATATTTATTGCTTCAAGGAATATAATACAAGCTTTGATAAAACAAAGTGCTCCAAATCAAGTGAAACACATGTAAATAACTCAATAAGACATGATAATTATCTCTTCCTTGCAATACTAGGACTGCCAGTTTGTTACAAATCACAACTTCAGGCTACCAAGATTTACATCTCACtcttttttctcataaaaagatTTACACCATGCCTACATAGCAGTCCTATCTTCTTCCAAACATTAACAAATTGCATCAAAAGGTTCAAAACTTCCATGATAGAGCATTGCTTTTGGAGGGTGCCTCGATCTCCTTTGAATGATGACCATTCTTCAGAATGACTCAATCTGTTGcacaaaaaaacataataatacttttatttatgaaaaaattcacaatcactACCCA
It includes:
- the LOC116010325 gene encoding V-type proton ATPase catalytic subunit A-like, with the protein product MPSAFGGPLTTFEDSEKESEYGYVRKVSGPVVVADGMAGAAMYELVRVGHDNLIGEIIRLEGDSATIQVYEETAGLMVNDPVLRTRKPLSVELGPGILGNIFDGIQRPLKTIAIKSGDVYIPRGVSVPALDKDIPWEFQPKKLGEGDLLTGGDLYATVIENSLMQHHVALPPDAMGKITYIAPAGQYSLKDTVLELEFQGVKKQYTMLQTWPVRTPRPVAVKLAADTPLLTGQRVLDALFPSVLGGTCAIPGAFGCGKTVISQALSKYSNSDTVVYVGCGERGNEMAEVLMDFPQLTMTLPDGREESVMKRTTLVANTSNMPVAAREASIYTGITIAEYFRDMGYNVSMMADSTSRWAEALREISGRLAEMPADSGYPAYLAARLASFYERAGKVKCLGGPERTGSVTIVGAVSPPGGDFSDPVTSATLGIVQVFWGLDKKLAQRKHFPSVNWLISYSKYSGALESFYEKFDPDFIDIRTKAREVLQREDDLNEIVQLVGKDALAETDKITLETAKLLREDYLAQNAFTPYDKFCPFYKSVWMLRNIIHFYNLANQAVERGAGMDGQKITYSLIKHRLGDLFYRLVSQKFEDPAEGEDVLIGKFKKLHDDLIAGFRNLEDETR
- the LOC116009743 gene encoding uncharacterized protein LOC116009743; translated protein: MQRLSIDSIEDNSETKPILLHSKVIEGSEELSSLSIEITESGDCSTSAGDCSSIEVDGSQLLLHSEQPLCRICLDTEGEDLIAPCRCKGTQKYVHRSCLDNWRSTKEGFAFANCTECRAKFILRANVPPDRWWLRLKFQFLVARDHAFLYVIVQLIVATLAVIVYKFYGDALREMFGYEEHPYAFYTTAVFAILFVGLLYGFFIAIICGQRITERHYHVLAKQELTKEYVVEDREALNKDVCELDPSHVSELKMLGLY